The genomic stretch CGCTGTGGTCCAGCGGTTTCTTGCCCACCAATCTGCAGGGCGTTCCTTTCCGCGGAACCGGCGATGCCATCCTGAATCTGCACACTCCGGCCGGGTTGAACAAGTCGCGGCAGCGCGAATTCGTCGATCTGACGGCGCAGCTCAATCAAGAGCGGCTGCGTATCACCGGAGACCCCGAGATTGCCACGCGCATTAGCGCCTACGAGATGGCGTTTCGCATGCAGACTAGCGCCCCTGAGCTGATGGACCTAGCCCAGGAGCCGGCGCACGTGCTGACGTCTTATGGCGCCGAGCCCGGCAAGAACTCGTTTGCGAACAATTGCCTGCTGGCCCGGCGGCTCGTCGAACGCGGGGTGCGCTTTGTGCAACTTTATCATACCGATTGGGACGACCACGGAGGCCCGAACGAGAATCTTGGCGAACCACTGGAACGCCGCTGTCGACAGGTCGACCAATCTTGCGCCGCTCTGGTACAGGACTTGAAGTCGCGCGGCATGCTCGAAGACACGATCGTCATCTGGGGAGGCGAATTCGGTCGTACGCCGATGGGAGAGATTCGCGAAGGGATTCCCGGGCGCGACCACCACGTCGAAGCATTTACAATGTGGCTCGCCGGCGGCGGCTTCAAACCTGGACACATTCAAGGGGCCACCGACGACCTGGGCTATTACACCGTCGATGGGCAAGTCCACGTGCACGACTTACACGCCACGCTGCTCAATCAACTGGGCTTCGACCATGAGCGGCTGACGTTCCGCTTCCAGGGCCGCGACCACCGACTCACCGACGTGTTTGGAACTGTGCGGCGGGAGCTCTTGGCTTGAAATCGGATGGTCCGCGCTAATACCAGTAGCCGGATAGCAAACGCCGAAAAAGCCAGGGGCATGTCGTCCCTTCCGGTCCTCGGCCCCTCTCGTCACCGCACATTGATGACCCGGTCTGTTAGGCCCTTCTCACCCAACACAATGTCGAGCGCGCTCGTGGCCGATCTTCTCCAGGATCTCCAGCTCGCAGGCGCATCAGGGTCGGGTCGTCGGGCAGTAGCTTGGCCGTGTTTGCTTGGCTGCACATGGCGGCGGTCTCCTCGCGGCGAGTGATGAAGTTGGCCTCGGCGGCCTGAGGTAGTGTCAGTTCGGGGTTGCTTCCCTTGAGACGCCGTCACCGAACAATAAAACCAATCCCCTGACAAACGTTCGTTTTGCAAGGCGAATCTCGCGGACCGACGGATGAGCCTGTCCGTCTCATCGATGAGTAAAGTTCTCGGCACGTGATATCAGTCTCGTCAATGGGTCGTATTTCGGGAATGTCACGCACACATGAGTAAATGACACGAAACCGCCGTTTCCGCCTCGACGGTTGGACTGACGGGCATGGTCGAAGCGAATAGCACCGATGGATGACGGCACCGCCGGCTAGGCATTCTCAACTCTAACTCGGCGGCGAACGCAGAGAGCAAGTGCGACAAGGCCTGTAGAGCCCAGCATGAGTGTCGACGGCTCGGGCACGCCCGTGAGAGTGGCGTAGCCGTCCGAATATAGGTGGCTCGTATCCCAAGTGACTCCCGGCCGAGTTGTAATGTGATCGAAGTGCTGACCGGAGCTTAGTTGCCCGTTCCAGACGAAGAGTTGGAACTTCGTGCCCACCAGGGAAGCCGGGGCGACGCCGGGCGCGAATTCGAGATCAAGCGTGCCTGCCAATTGCGGGCTTACGCCAGGCGCGAGTTTCATCGTCGAATCCCAAGACGTTCCGTCGAACAGCATTTCCAGGCTGCTCAAGGTGGAGAACGACATCCCTTGTTCGACTGTGATCGCTACGCTCGGGGTGTTGCCACTCCCCGTGAAGTCATGAATGACGAGCTGCTCGCCGGAGGCGAGTACCAGCGGCGTGATCGTGCCATCAGGCATGATCGTGTTGTGCATAGTGGCGGTACCGAACGTGGGACTGAATGACGTTCCATTCGCAGCGCGAAAATCGGCATCCGCGAGGTTGGCCCCCGTAA from Pirellulales bacterium encodes the following:
- a CDS encoding DUF1501 domain-containing protein, producing the protein MTNEILQQVTRRHFFSDCRVGLGALALGQFLGDGQRLSASVPDVQGAVTKAPHFPPRAKSVIYLFMAGAPSQFELFDYKPELQRRDGETAPDSLFPKDKSFAFIGKGATLLGTRRKFAKRGECGMEISELLPHTAAMADELCWIKGMKTDVFNHGPAKLFMNTGFQVPGRPSFGSWVVYGIGSEAEDLPGFVVLQSGPRGPRAGNALWSSGFLPTNLQGVPFRGTGDAILNLHTPAGLNKSRQREFVDLTAQLNQERLRITGDPEIATRISAYEMAFRMQTSAPELMDLAQEPAHVLTSYGAEPGKNSFANNCLLARRLVERGVRFVQLYHTDWDDHGGPNENLGEPLERRCRQVDQSCAALVQDLKSRGMLEDTIVIWGGEFGRTPMGEIREGIPGRDHHVEAFTMWLAGGGFKPGHIQGATDDLGYYTVDGQVHVHDLHATLLNQLGFDHERLTFRFQGRDHRLTDVFGTVRRELLA